A stretch of the Alnus glutinosa chromosome 6, dhAlnGlut1.1, whole genome shotgun sequence genome encodes the following:
- the LOC133871898 gene encoding uncharacterized protein LOC133871898, whose product MESVASNSSSFDNRRFRPIKPIADRIVRALRHHLRLLHRLESKFFVLGATGNVYTVALSSTPSCTCPDRTTPCKHILFVFIRVLGVSLDDACLRRRNLRPCHVNRLLETPTAPGVLAGASVRERFHQLFFQARQGTSRPNVEIQDGITCPVCLDEMRSGERVVSCGTCRNPIHEECLLRWKRSRGRRPASCVICRARWRDRVDQERYLNLAAYISEDNIVEGGGGLCGG is encoded by the exons ATGGAGTCTGTTGCCTCCAATTCGTCATCATTTGACAACAGGCGGTTCAGGCCCATCAAGCCCATAGCAGACCGCATAGTCAGAGCCCTCCGCCACCACCTCCGCCTCCTCCATCGTTTAGAATCTAAATTCTTTGTCTTGGGTGCCACCGGAAACGTCTACACTGTCGCCTTATCTTCCACCCCTTCATGCACCTGCCCTGACCGCACAACACCATGCAAACACATTTTGTTCGTCTTTATACGAGTATTGGGTGTTTCTCTAGACGATGCTTGTCTTCGGAGGAGGAATCTCCGGCCATGCCACGTCAACCGCCTTCTTGAGACGCCTACAGCGCCTGGAGTACTTGCTGGGGCTAGTGTTCGCGAGAGATTTCATCAGTTATTCTTTCAAGCAAGGCAGGGCACTTCAAGACCAAACGTTGAGATACAAGACG gtATTACTTGCCCAGTTTGCCTGGATGAGATGAGAAGTGGGGAGAGAGTGGTAAGCTGTGGAACTTGTAGAAATCCTATTCATGAAGAATGCTTGCTGAGGTGGAAGAGGAGTCGGGGAAGAAGGCCAGCTAGTTGTGTGATATGTCGGGCGAGGTGGAGGGATAGGGTGGATCAGGAAAGGTACCTCAATCTGGCTGCCTATATTAGCGAGGACAATATAGTTGAGGGAGGTGGGGGTCTCTGTGGTGGTTAA